Proteins from a genomic interval of Medicago truncatula cultivar Jemalong A17 chromosome 3, MtrunA17r5.0-ANR, whole genome shotgun sequence:
- the LOC11427944 gene encoding uncharacterized protein: protein MHKLLHRPTSSSLPIPILSSSSSSYSPLLISNSNSNSTPLLLSLPLKPFHSLTMAAATSSSTSSGVSFPLQKSLSSSSSPRYSNASYVRTCFCPTLTLTRHTTTTSTSNNTKNLPWLLLKHSQHSNATSQSSFHNNPEQQSTPTTEDDSSSSSSSSTNTTSSFRLNNRRHQKAESSSTPPDLLAIPGVGPRNFRKLVQKGIQGVAQLKQLYKDKFIGKSSDQMVEYLQSSVGIIHKNHAESITTFIKKSVDEEVDDNSSGKQPTQKKRLTFCVEGNISVGKTTFLQRIANETIELRDLVEVVPEPIGKWQDVGPDHFNILDAFYAEPQRYAYTFQNYVFVTRVMQERESSAGIKPLRLMERSVFSDRMVFVRAVHEANWMNEMEISIYDSWFDPVVSTLPGLIPDGFIYLRASPDTCHQRMKLRKREEEGGVSLEYLRDLHEKHESWLFPSQSGNHGVLSVNKLPLHVDNSLHPDIRDRVFYLEGDHMHSSIQKVPALILDCEPNIDFSKDIEAKREYARQVAEFFEFVKKQQVLSVEGEKNSQNQPQVLLPHEGNLWLPGGKPFPRAPLDFRRAMSYMSGSG, encoded by the exons ATGCATAAACTCCTTCACCGCCCAACCTCTTCTTCACTTCCTATccctattctctcttcttcttcttcttcttattctccTCTTCTTATttccaattccaattccaattccaCCCCTCTTTTACTCAGCTTACCCCTTAAACCCTTTCATTCTTTAACAATGGCGGCCGCCacttcttcttctacttcttctgGGGTTTCTTTCCCTCTTCAAAAAtccctctcttcttcttcttctcctcgtTATTCCAACGCTTCTTATGTTCGTACATGTTTTTGTCCAACCCTAACCCTAACACGTCACACTACAACAACTAGTACTAGTAATAACACCAAAAACCTTCCATGGCTACTTCTTAAACATTCTCAACATTCAAATGCTACTTCACAATCTTCTTTTCATAATAACCCTGAACAACAGAGTACTCCAACAACAGAGGATgattcctcttcctcttcttcctcttctacAAACACAACTTCATCTTTTAGACTTAATAATAGGAGGCACCAAAAGGCAGAATCATCATCTACTCCTCCTGATTTGTTGGCTATTCCTGGTGTGGGTCCCAGAAATTTCAGAAAACTCGTTCAGAAAGGTATCCAAGGTGTTGCTCAACTCAAACAACTCTACAAAGATAAG TTCATTGGCAAATCAAGTGATCAAATGGTTGAGTATCTGCAGAGTTCTGTTGGAATTATCCACAAGAACCATGCTGAAAGTATAACTACTTTCATTAAAAAGAGTGTTGATGAAGAAGTAGATGATAATTCCTCTGGGAAGCAGCCTACGCAGAAGAAGCGACTTACGTTCTGTGTCGAGGGTAATATCAGTGTTGGCAAGACTACTTTCCTTCAGAGAATAGCCAATGAAACTATTGAACTGCGTGATCTCGTCGAGGTGGTTCCTGAACCAATTGGCAAGTGGCAGGATGTTGGACCTGACCACTTCAATATCCTCGATGCTTTTTATGCTGAGCCACAGAGGTATGCATACACCTTTCAGAACTACGTATTTGTTACTAGGGTGATGCAGGAAAGAGAGTCTTCTGCTGGCATCAAGCCTCTTCGATTGATGGAGAGGAGTGTTTTCAGTGACAGGATG GTTTTTGTACGAGCTGTTCATGAAGCCAATTGGATGAATGAGATGGAGATAAGCATTTATGACTCTTGGTTTGATCCTGTTGTGTCTACCTTGCCTGGCCTTATTCCTGATGGTTTTATCTATCTCAGAGCAAGTCCTGATACTTGCCATCAAAGAATGAAGTtaaggaagagagaagaagaaggtggAGTCAGCCTAGAGTATCTCCGCGACCTCCACGAAAAGCATGAGAGCTGGTTATTCCCCTCCCAAAGTGGTAATCATGGAGTATTATCGGTCAATAAGCTTCCCCTCCACGTCGACAACTCGTTACACCCTGATATAAGAGACCGTGTATTTTATCTCGAGGGTGACCACATGCATTCCAGCATTCAGAAG GTTCCTGCATTGATTCTAGACTGTGAACCCAATATTGATTTCAGCAAGGATATTGAAGCCAAGAGGGA ATATGCGCGCCAAGTTGCAGAGTTTTTTGAATTTGTCAAGAAACAGCAAGTTCTATCTGTCGAAGGTGAGAAAAATAGCCAGAACCAACCACAGGTGCTGCTACCTCATGAAGGTAACCTGTGGCTACCAGGTGGAAAGCCTTTCCCCCGGGCACCCTTGGACTTCAGAAGGGCAATGTCATATATGTCTGGTAGTGGCTGA